Proteins encoded by one window of Emys orbicularis isolate rEmyOrb1 chromosome 15, rEmyOrb1.hap1, whole genome shotgun sequence:
- the TRIM29 gene encoding tripartite motif-containing protein 29: METGCAARTNGVAGNQEDVTCPSPSKKQGEELKKSTSPSGGEKEGAKSTGSPSLETGKLKSSIYSGTDWKRPIIQFVESDEKKSSYFSMDSGDGKKLSYPGVQLGDVSRPPISFVDKGDLRKPLFMAESKKTFFSSEGEGRRSLYSGGQIGDLKKPSLPPVETGDLKRPSYNTANRVPGSRPRVKLEEVLCDSCIDNKQKAVKSCLVCQASFCELHLKPHLEGAAFRDHQLLDPIKDFEARKCPVHGKTMELFCQTDQMCICYLCMFQEHKNHTTVTVEVEKSGKEAELSLQKEQLQLKIIEVEDEVDKWQKEKDRIKNFTTNEKATVDQHYKELVRDLEKQRDEVKAALEQREKTAVENIKEIVEELEERAKLLQEDKETREQIHQISDSVLFLQEFGAMMRNYIAPPSLPTYSVLLDGDTMSPSMGLLRDDLLNVCMRHVEKICKADLSRNFIERNHMENGDHRYMLNNYEWNQPDNVKRFSMYLTPKANFNNRAWEYSSFQNAEETLGIGNSAFSMKVGNGTKMPYQFSQMGQSSPGDFSKQSDGSLFTKTAYPAIVRHQATKVQPQTWKSSKQSMLSHHRPFYVNKGNGFTSNEAP, encoded by the exons atggaaacagGGTGTGCCGCAAGGACAAATGGCGTGGCTGGGAACCAAGAAGATGTGACTTGTCCATCCCCCTCTAAGAAACAGGGAGAGGAGCTGAAGAAGTCCACCAGTCCCAGTGGGGGTGAGAAGGAAGGTGCCAAAAgcaccggcagtccttctctggaGACGGGGAAACTGAAGAGCTCCATCTACTCGGGGACTGACTGGAAGAGGCCGATCATCCAGTTTGTGGAGTCAGACGAGAAGAAGTCATCCTACTTCAGCATGGATTCAGGGGACGGGAAGAAGCTATCATACCCTGGGGTGCAGCTTGGGGATGTGAGTCGGCCCCCCATCTCCTTTGTAGACAAAGGGGACTTGAGGAAACCGCTCTTCATGGCAGAGTCGAAAAAGACCTTCTTCTCCAGcgaaggagagggcaggaggtCATTGTACTCAGGCGGGCAGATAGGGGATCTGAagaagccctccctccctccggtgGAGACAGGGGACCTGAAGAGACCTAGCTACAACACGGCCAACAGAGTGCCCGGGTCGAGACCCCGGGTGAAGCTGGAGGAGGTCCTGTGCGACTCCTGCATCGATAACAAGCAGAAGGCGGTGAAGTCCTGCCTGGTGTGCCAAGCTTCCTTTTGCGAGCTGCACCTCAAGCCCCATCTGGAGGGGGCTGCTTTCCGGGATCACCAGCTGCTGGACCCCATCAAGGACTTTGAAGCCAGGAAGTGCCCAGTGCATGGCAAGACCATGGAGCTGTTCTGCCAGACAGACCAGATGTGCATCTGCTACCTCTGCATGTTCCAGGAGCACAAGAACCACACCACAGTGACGGTGGAGGTTGAGAAATCGGGGAAAGAG gcCGAGCTCTCGCTGCagaaggagcagctgcagctgaaGATCATAGAGGTAGAAGATGAAGTGGATAAGTGGCAAAAGGAGAAGGATCGCATCAAG AACTTCACCACCAACGAGAAAGCCACCGTGGATCAGCATTACAAAGAGCTGGTCCGCGACCTGGAGAAGCAGCGGGATGAGGTGAAggctgccctggagcagagggaaaagaCCGCGGTGGAGAACATAAAAGAAATCGTGGAGGAGCTAGAAGAGAGGGCAAAGCTGCTGCAGGAGGACAAGGAGACCAGGGAGCAGATACATCAGATCAGCGACTCGGTGCTCTTCCTGCAG GAATTTGGCGCAATGATGAGGAACTATATCGCCCCGCCATCTCTCCCGACTTACAGCGTCTTGCTGGACGGGGACACCATGAGCCCGTCGATGGGGCTCCTCCGGGATGATCTGCTGAATGTCTGCATGAGACATGTGGAGAAGATCTGCAAGGCAGACCTCAGCCGGAACTTCATAGAGAGGAATCACATGGAGAATG GTGATCACCGCTACATGCTCAATAACTACGAGTGGAACCAGCCTGACAACGTGAAGAGATTCTCCATGTACCTGACTCCAAAAG CCAATTTCAACAACCGAGCGTGGGAATATTCCTCCTTCCAAAATGCAGAGGAGACACTTGGCATTGGTAACTCGGCTTTCTCAATGAAAG TGGGCAATGGAACTAAGATGCCATATCAGTTCTCCCAGATGGGGCAAAGTTCACCTGGTGACTTCAGCAAACAGTCCGACGGCAGCCTCTTCACTAAGACTG CTTACCCTGCAATAGTGAGACACCAAGCTACAAAGGTGCAGCCGCAGACATGGAAATCTTCCAAGCAGTCCATGCTG